Proteins from a genomic interval of Candidatus Binataceae bacterium:
- a CDS encoding class I SAM-dependent methyltransferase, with amino-acid sequence MGAEIGVWKGEFSCRMLKLVRPTRLHLIDPWKYEPSYQGAWYGGGKSSQIEMDRIFESVRSRFSREAAKGQITIHRAPSQLAAQDFQDGYFDWVYIDGNHQYEFVTADLESFAAKVRPGGLVCGDDYDRPTSWHKDGVTRAVDQFLRTHEYELEEVREHQFIIRKPPPTVVRRR; translated from the coding sequence GTGGGCGCGGAAATCGGCGTGTGGAAGGGTGAATTCTCCTGTCGCATGCTGAAGCTGGTACGTCCAACCAGGCTCCATCTGATCGATCCATGGAAATACGAACCGTCGTACCAGGGCGCCTGGTACGGCGGGGGCAAGAGCAGCCAAATCGAGATGGATCGAATATTCGAATCCGTTCGGTCGCGATTTTCCAGAGAAGCGGCGAAGGGTCAGATAACCATTCATCGCGCGCCCTCGCAGCTGGCGGCGCAGGATTTCCAGGACGGATACTTCGACTGGGTCTATATAGACGGGAATCACCAATATGAATTTGTAACGGCCGACCTCGAGAGCTTCGCCGCGAAGGTCCGACCCGGGGGCCTGGTTTGCGGGGACGATTACGATCGCCCCACCTCATGGCACAAGGACGGAGTAACCCGGGCTGTCGACCAATTCCTGCGCACTCATGAATACGAACTGGAGGAAGTGCGCGAGCATCAATTTATCATCCGCAAGCCTCCCCCAACTGTCGTCCGACGCCGCTGA